One window from the genome of Nitrosopumilus sp. encodes:
- a CDS encoding aminotransferase class I/II-fold pyridoxal phosphate-dependent enzyme → MASKHKLNFIDLELEELKKKNLYRKLRYVTNHGSQITINNKKLLNLCSNDYLGIPTTKIHIKQLQSSSRLVSGNDEEYKKLEERLAKHKSQQNSLIFPTGYMANLGAISAIAKKGDIIFSDELNHASIIESCKLTDAKVSIYKHNDMEDLKNKIKQKGKNKFVITEGVFSMDGDISSLKEMTEISEKSDAITIVDDAHGDFVLGKDGKGTPDHFNVSKKIDLYISSLSKGLGSFGGYIASQNNIVDLCINKSKSFIYTSALPSFLIDYSYKRFQTNRCKQQKKLEENRKMLIRGLKQLGYEIKSPTQIIPIIIGNEKKALEFGKFLFNNGVYAQPIRYPTVPKNKARLRVSVTAWLSDKDIEKALSVFEKSFKKFNIY, encoded by the coding sequence TTGGCCTCCAAACATAAACTAAATTTCATAGATTTGGAATTAGAAGAATTAAAGAAAAAAAACCTATACAGGAAATTACGATATGTGACAAATCATGGTTCGCAAATAACAATCAATAACAAAAAATTGCTTAATTTATGTTCAAATGATTATTTAGGAATTCCTACAACTAAAATTCACATTAAACAATTACAATCAAGTTCAAGGTTAGTTTCAGGAAATGATGAAGAATATAAGAAATTAGAAGAAAGACTTGCAAAACACAAATCACAACAAAATAGTTTGATTTTTCCGACAGGATACATGGCAAATTTGGGAGCAATTTCAGCTATTGCAAAAAAAGGAGACATCATATTTAGTGACGAATTAAATCATGCAAGCATAATTGAATCATGTAAGCTGACAGATGCAAAAGTTTCAATTTACAAACACAATGACATGGAGGATTTGAAGAATAAAATAAAACAGAAAGGAAAAAACAAGTTTGTGATTACTGAAGGTGTTTTCAGTATGGATGGAGATATTTCATCATTAAAAGAAATGACAGAAATTTCTGAAAAATCTGACGCAATCACAATTGTAGATGATGCACATGGGGATTTTGTACTAGGTAAAGACGGGAAAGGAACTCCAGATCACTTTAATGTTTCAAAAAAAATTGATTTGTATATCAGTAGTTTAAGTAAAGGATTAGGATCATTTGGAGGATATATTGCATCTCAAAACAATATTGTTGATTTGTGCATTAACAAATCAAAATCTTTTATCTACACATCTGCACTTCCATCATTTTTAATAGATTATTCATACAAAAGATTCCAAACTAACAGATGCAAACAACAAAAAAAATTAGAAGAAAACAGAAAAATGCTGATAAGAGGCCTTAAACAATTAGGATATGAAATAAAATCCCCTACACAAATTATTCCGATTATTATTGGTAATGAAAAAAAGGCACTTGAATTTGGGAAATTTTTATTCAATAATGGAGTATATGCTCAACCAATAAGATATCCAACTGTTCCTAAAAACAAGGCAAGATTAAGGGTTTCAGTTACAGCATGGTTATCAGACAAGGACATTGAAAAAGCTCTAAGTGTTTTTGAAAAATCTTTTAAAAAATTCAATATTTATTAA
- the bioB gene encoding biotin synthase BioB codes for MNSLEIIKECKEKVFSGIGISSEDAKKLLNIPEEFLSELAKSANEITQDFNGKKVDVEQLNNIKKNACSEDCTFCGQSAFFDTGIETYQLPSPEDVVSKAQKAKEDGAESYCLVAAWREPSPKDFEKVCKIITEINDKVGISVECSLGFLTTKQAEKLKELNVKRYNHNLETAKSKFSEICTTHTYEDRLKTLAIARDAGLELCTGGIIGLGETREQRLELAIELGRLFPEEVTINILVPMPGTPLELQTDLPNSEIVRMFSVIRFLLPESVIKISGGRESKLGDSGEELLQSGANGIITEGYLTMGGNKAEKDRKLIEKIGLQT; via the coding sequence ATGAATTCTCTAGAAATTATTAAAGAATGTAAAGAAAAAGTTTTTTCAGGTATAGGAATATCCTCTGAGGATGCAAAAAAATTATTGAATATTCCTGAAGAGTTTTTAAGTGAATTAGCAAAATCTGCAAATGAAATTACACAGGATTTTAATGGTAAAAAAGTAGATGTAGAACAATTAAACAATATTAAAAAAAATGCATGTAGTGAAGACTGTACATTTTGCGGACAATCAGCATTTTTTGATACAGGTATAGAAACATACCAATTACCATCACCAGAAGATGTAGTTTCAAAAGCACAAAAAGCTAAAGAAGATGGTGCAGAATCATATTGTCTTGTGGCAGCGTGGAGAGAGCCATCACCTAAAGATTTTGAAAAAGTATGTAAAATCATTACAGAAATTAATGACAAAGTTGGAATTAGTGTAGAGTGTAGTTTAGGATTTTTAACAACAAAACAAGCAGAGAAATTAAAAGAACTTAATGTAAAAAGATATAATCATAATTTAGAAACAGCAAAATCAAAATTTTCTGAAATTTGTACAACTCATACATATGAAGACAGATTGAAAACATTAGCAATAGCAAGAGACGCCGGTTTAGAATTATGTACTGGTGGAATTATTGGATTAGGAGAAACTAGAGAACAAAGATTAGAGCTCGCAATAGAACTAGGAAGGTTATTTCCAGAAGAAGTAACCATAAACATACTTGTTCCAATGCCAGGAACGCCTTTAGAATTACAAACAGATCTTCCAAATTCCGAAATAGTAAGGATGTTTTCAGTAATTAGATTTCTACTTCCAGAATCAGTTATCAAAATTTCTGGAGGTAGAGAATCAAAATTGGGAGATTCAGGAGAAGAACTTCTTCAGAGCGGGGCAAATGGGATTATCACTGAAGGATACCTAACAATGGGTGGAAATAAGGCTGAAAAAGATAGAAAATTGATAGAAAAAATTGGCCTCCAAACATAA
- the bioA gene encoding adenosylmethionine--8-amino-7-oxononanoate transaminase: MKKSSFVWYPNTQMKEWDSFGEIKSAKGVWLTDSKGKKMIDAVASMWCNVWGHSNPELVKAIINQSKKLQHSSMFNLTNEPAESLGESLVKISPGMHRVFYSDNGSSAMEIAIKIALQYWKNIGEKNKTKIATVENGYHGDTFGAMSVGYVPEFFGKFRKQLFSTVQFSVPNKYRIPKGFTFLDYQNYCLDKIEKRFSKNNDIAAFIMESGAQVAGGVIIYPKDFQKKISQLCKKYHVLFVLDEIATGFGRLGSMIQYEEQKSIPDIVAYGKMLTGGYLTMAATLTSKKVYDSFLGDFNDWKHLFHGHTYTGNPIAAAIANQNIKMYQRNKLIKKIQKTSKVFEEFYQEISEIGVVGDIRHKGMLMGIELVTNKDRKTPIHPKKSINKIFFEEGRKQGIYLRTLGNIVMLVPPLAISENELELLLNRTIQTIKATIPKII; this comes from the coding sequence TTGAAAAAGTCTAGTTTTGTATGGTATCCAAACACCCAGATGAAAGAATGGGACTCATTTGGAGAGATAAAAAGTGCTAAAGGAGTATGGTTAACAGATTCAAAAGGAAAGAAAATGATAGATGCAGTAGCATCTATGTGGTGTAATGTTTGGGGGCATTCAAATCCAGAACTAGTCAAAGCCATCATAAATCAAAGTAAAAAACTCCAACACTCCTCAATGTTTAATTTAACAAATGAACCTGCAGAAAGCCTTGGAGAAAGTCTAGTAAAAATTTCCCCTGGGATGCACAGAGTGTTTTATTCTGATAATGGTTCATCAGCAATGGAAATTGCAATAAAAATTGCATTACAGTATTGGAAAAATATAGGAGAGAAAAATAAGACAAAGATTGCGACAGTTGAAAACGGGTATCATGGCGACACATTTGGTGCAATGTCTGTAGGGTATGTTCCAGAATTTTTTGGAAAATTCAGAAAACAATTATTCTCAACAGTACAGTTTTCAGTTCCTAATAAATACAGAATTCCAAAAGGATTTACATTTTTAGATTATCAGAATTATTGTTTAGATAAAATTGAAAAAAGATTTTCAAAAAATAATGACATTGCAGCATTCATCATGGAAAGTGGGGCACAGGTAGCTGGAGGAGTGATCATTTATCCAAAAGATTTTCAAAAGAAGATTAGTCAATTATGCAAAAAATATCATGTGTTGTTTGTTTTAGATGAAATAGCAACGGGGTTTGGAAGATTGGGATCAATGATACAATATGAAGAACAAAAAAGCATTCCAGATATTGTAGCATATGGAAAAATGTTAACTGGTGGATATCTAACAATGGCTGCAACCTTAACATCCAAAAAAGTATATGATTCATTTTTGGGAGATTTCAATGATTGGAAGCATCTCTTTCACGGACATACATATACAGGTAATCCTATTGCAGCTGCAATCGCGAATCAAAATATCAAAATGTATCAAAGAAATAAACTCATTAAAAAAATACAAAAAACATCCAAGGTTTTTGAGGAATTCTATCAAGAAATTTCTGAAATAGGTGTTGTAGGAGATATTAGGCATAAAGGAATGTTAATGGGAATAGAACTAGTTACAAATAAAGACAGAAAGACGCCAATTCATCCTAAAAAATCCATTAACAAGATATTCTTTGAAGAAGGAAGAAAACAAGGTATCTATCTCCGCACATTAGGCAACATAGTCATGCTTGTTCCCCCTTTGGCAATATCGGAAAATGAACTAGAATTACTCCTAAACAGAACAATCCAAACAATCAAGGCCACGATACCAAAAATAATTTGA
- the bioD gene encoding dethiobiotin synthase yields MKSLFVTGTDTDVGKTYITAGLAITLRKMGMDVGVMKPFAAGTAQKKGYKSEDVEILSNSAQVKDSENLINPQFFPIPASPYTAWKTLKTKPNLNLIISNFKKLSKLHEMMLVEGMGGIMTPILKNYFVTDLIKAMKLPVVIVTRTKVGTVNHTIMTVKMCEKYKIPIKGIIINDFDSNGYKINELSRDLKNLTNIPILGSIPFIKDMSDSSMYKIFKKNLDLKLILK; encoded by the coding sequence TTGAAGTCGTTATTTGTTACAGGAACTGATACTGATGTTGGTAAAACCTACATTACTGCAGGATTGGCTATCACTTTGCGTAAAATGGGGATGGATGTTGGGGTGATGAAACCTTTTGCTGCAGGCACTGCCCAGAAAAAAGGCTACAAATCTGAAGATGTGGAAATTTTATCTAATTCTGCACAAGTAAAGGATTCTGAAAATTTGATAAATCCTCAATTTTTTCCAATACCTGCTTCACCATATACTGCATGGAAAACTTTGAAAACTAAACCCAATCTAAATTTGATAATATCTAATTTCAAAAAATTATCAAAACTTCATGAGATGATGCTGGTTGAAGGTATGGGTGGAATAATGACCCCTATCCTCAAAAACTATTTTGTAACTGATCTGATAAAAGCAATGAAACTTCCTGTAGTTATTGTTACACGAACCAAAGTTGGAACTGTTAATCACACTATAATGACTGTAAAGATGTGCGAAAAATACAAAATTCCAATTAAAGGAATAATAATAAATGATTTTGACTCTAATGGTTACAAAATAAATGAACTTTCTCGCGACTTGAAGAATTTAACTAATATTCCGATTTTAGGTTCAATTCCTTTTATCAAAGATATGAGTGATTCATCCATGTACAAAATTTTTAAGAAAAATCTTGACCTGAAATTAATTTTAAAGTGA